From the genome of Trichosurus vulpecula isolate mTriVul1 chromosome 6, mTriVul1.pri, whole genome shotgun sequence:
ATGACTCTCTCAATTTTCTTGTGCACTAATGAGTGAAGCCCAGGTGGTAACTTATGAGATCCAGTTCATTAAAGCACTTTTGTAAATTATTTGGCATTTATTTTTGAACAGGTGCCATACCAATTCTCAAGGTAGAAATCTAGGCTTTTGGGACAAAGACATCCCTGGCAAGAGGTCAATCAGGCAGTTGTATTTATAATGTGGAGAAAACTAATACAATATATCCTTTCCATGTATTTATTCTGATTCCCTATACTTGTGTTTTACTTAATTCTTGAGACCTTTTATAtacttgatattttaaaataatgaaaaacctATAGGTACATATTGTAAAGATGGTAATCTTTCTTAAAGTGTGAAGATGCTCATAAGTGATTCAAAAAACTCATATGCTTTTCCCATTTATTATATTTCTAATTTCTTTGTGTTAGTAcctacttatatatatatatatatatatatgtatatatgtatgtatgtatatatttacttttccttttgagTTGAACTCAAGTGGCTAGCCTTCTCTACCATCAAAAGACCATGAAGATACTTTTAAATTTGATGACATGTGCTACCATTATAGTGTTCAAACATCACTGATCTACTATGGaatcacagacacacacacacacacacacacacacacacacaaacacacaagtcTAGACAAATACTTCCTATCATCCTGTCATGACTATGTTTAGAGTCCGGACTATGTCTCCTGTCAAGTTTGAATGTTCATAATAACTAAGTATTGTTTACCTCCTGTCACATCAGGATTCTAGTGTTTCCCTAATGACTTTTCCATGTCTCTTGAACAAAACTGACCCCTCTTTTGATATTTGCAAGGCCTATTACATATTCTTCCATGGACatacatgaaaattaaaataaattccaCAGTAACTATTGAGCAGCTGACAATTAGCTATGCCTATGATCCTTCATCTCATCTTAGCCAATGTCAGGATAATTCCATAAAACTTCAGCCAAGCAATTTCCAAAATTCCTGTTTTGAGAtttgtggcacagtggctagagcagtAGATTTGGCTGAAAAAAGACTAGATTTCAAGTTCTACTTCAGAtatttcctagatgtgtgaccctgggcaaattacttaatctctctcaatCTCATTGgtgtcatctgaaaaatggaaataatgatagcaACTACCTCAAAGAGctattgtgagtatcaaatgtgataatatacaTAATGCTCTGTGTAAAAGCTAAaatgggcagctacatggcacagtgggtagtgtcagccctagagtcagggaaactcattattcatgagttcaaatctggcatcagacacttactcgctgtctaagcaagtcatttgaccctctttacctcagtttcctcatccataaaatgaggtggagagggAAATAACAAAGcattccagtctctttgccaagaaaatctcaaatgaagtcatgaagagttggacacaactgaaaataataaGGCAAAAACTTAAAATGCTGTATATGTTATTATGTTAGTAACAGCTTTCAAATGCAACCAACAATGTTCTCATCTAGCTGTTGGTTATGGAATCATAGAGTTTCAGCATTTGAAGAAACATTAGAAGCCTTCAGTCCAAGCCATACATTCCCCAAAGTGACCAGTTAGTCTAATGTAAAGAAGCAGGATGAGAATATACAGTCTTTACAACTTTCAACTTCCAGAGAAGATgagacaacaaaaagaaaaagtcgCAATtggcctcaaagaacttatagtcACTGGAAGAGAAAATGTATGTAAGCACACACAAGATACATACTAAGTAAATACAGGTAAACTTAGAGAGTTCTGGACACTGAACTACATTTACCATGATGCTTAGCTGTATTGAAGCTATTTATCCTGTAAAGAATTCAATAGGGTTCTGGGGTGATACACTAGTCAACCTCATCTGACTCCCTCTTAGCTTGTCAATATCTCTGAAAGTGATTTCCAAGGCCATCAAACAGATAACAAAAATTCATCCTTAAAATCATTCTTAAGTTGGATTTATACTgagaatgcaaggatggttcaacattaggaaaaagaGTAAACATAATTAACCATCATAAAAACATCAAACTACATaaatatctcaatagatgcacaaaaaatcctttgacaaaataacatattcattcattcaggggCAGCTAattggtgccatggatagagtgccaggcctggagtcagaaagactcatctttctgagttcaaatctggcctcaaatacttctagctgtgtgaccttaggcaagtcacttaaccctgcttgcctcagtttccacatctgtaaaatgagctgcagaaggaaagggcaaactactccagtatctttgccacaaaaatactaaatgggatcacagagtctgACATGATTAAAACAAGTgaataacaaaaatattcatttatgctaagaaataaaataaaaatcctatGAAATATAGGCATAGACAGATATGtctcttttttaatataataagaatatatctaaaaccaaaacaagcaagcattatatgtgatGGGGAAACACTAAAAGCTTTTCCAATGCAGAAATAAAGAAAGGTTACCTTCcttgaataatattttttgaTATAAAAACGATaacaaaagcaataaaacaaataaattaaaggaataaagataaaggaaacaaaactctcTTTATATGTTAATAATAGTTTACTTAGCAAATCCTGGTGAATCatcaaagaaactaattgagacCATAACTTCTGCAAAGTTTCAGGCTACAAAATTAATCTACAAATATCACCAGAATTAcaaaatacaggaaaaataaaagaaataaaaatgtcattgaaaataaatacaaaatatataaaatatcttgGAGTCAGTAATCAAAacacaattaattcccatatagAGCCACTTACAAAacactccttaaagaaataaagaagaggcCAGGCTAGAGCGCTCGGGCCAAGCAGGGCAGGGCATGGGGCTGGGGGTGAGGGTGTATGCCATGGCAGAGTCAAAGCAGCTGTGGGTGCAGAAGGTAGTGGACACCATGGTGAAAGCACTGGAGCAGGAGAATATCTGTAAGATGCCAGGTACCATGTTCCAGTGTGGTGCCAGCTACTGTAAAGATACCCAGGCCTCCATAAAGCAGGTTCATCAGTACTTTGAACCCTGCCATGCTCCCTTGGCCCAGGCACAGGCCCTTGTGACCAGCAAACTAGAGAAATTCTAGGACCACCTAGCTCAATGTACCATATAATGCAATGTCAAAGCCAAAAACTTGATGGATTCTGGGAGCAAGAAGCAGCAGGTGAAGAGGGAGCTAGAGTTCTGTGTGACCAAATGTGTTGATGACCACATGCGCTTCATCCCCAACATGACCAAGAAGATGAAGGATTCCCTGGCATCTATTGCAAAAGACAGTCATTGTCAGTAGTCATCTGGGGTGGGAGAATGGGTCTACTTGTAAAAATGTATGGAAATTTTTACCTTTCAGTGAAAATTtaagaatgaagaaattgaggctggtggCAAGTTTAAGAATACCTTTATGGGAGTTTCACATTGGCCTCTGGACTCTCTTGGTTCCATTTTATGTTTTGGCCCATgggtgaagaaatggaagaaactggTGCTCAGATCTGGATTGTAGGTAGCACAGAGGGCCAATAGTACCCAGGTGCATCCCTTAAGTGAAGATGACCCCTATTCTATCTGCTGGAGCCCTTAACGGCTTTTAACTGGTTCAGAGGTATTCCATTCCTAGAAGCTGGAATAACCATTTGGGTTTATATGTATTAGCAGTTCTCTTCCCCAACCTATCTCCATCTGGTTTGAGTCCCTGAGGTAGCTTTCCACTTTTGTTTGGTGCCAACTTCACATCCACCTGTTCGAACTATTTCCCGTAGACCAGAAAGCAGCATCCATGAGTTCAACTACTGATTGGAAAAGCACATTTGTGCTTTTCTCCCCAGCACAAGAACTGGATTCAGAAGGGAGTCTAGGGAAAGAGAGTTACTTAGATTAGAGAACTGAGCAGCTCCCAAGTGATCTTTCCTTTGATGAAGACAGTGCCCACGGTGGCTTTCACCTAGGACACCAAGCAAGATCATAAATGGGAAATCTCCTGCCAGGCATGTGAAGCTCAGGTTCCTTCATGTTGCCTTTTCCAGGACTGCTGTTCAGGTTACTTTTTCCTGTCCTGGGAGGTATTAAGCGGCAACACTTCAGTTAAAGTGTTTTTTGAGACTAACATGAAATAGTTTTAAGTTAAGGCCAAAGAAAGCCTGTTTTTGCTTGAAGAACAATCTTAAGCCTCTTGCTTAATGGAATGGTAGATGATTTGTTTGGGGGAAAGTTAGTTTTCCCCAAAGCAGCAAAAGATGTGATACCTGACCCAGACCCTGCTCATTTGCCCTCTTCAACAGAAACACATTATTGAGAGGTCCCTCTTAGGACAGGAAAGGGTAGGAAGACAACTTAAACTTCTAAGCAGGTTCAAGGTAGAGCTTTTTTTCTACCCCAGAGTACAGGAGGCAGCTAGCACCAATTATCCACTTATTCCTGTTGGTTACAACTTTGAACAACATGTTAGTACCACACATTGTGTTGGAAAAGATCTTGTTCTCTTTAtaccaacttcttttttttttgaggtgggaaggcagggcaattggggttaagtgacttgcccaaggtcacatagctagtaagtgtgtcaagtatctgaggccatatttgaactccagtcctcctacctccagggcaggtgctttactcactgagccacctagttgcccctttaTGCCAATGTCTTATTGAATGTAATTAAATTAGTCTTCCTGTTCAGTGTTTCAAGGCTATGTCATATTTTCCTAGTGGTTtgataaaaaaaagtttgtttgtttttttacttcaaaaaaaaagaaataaagaagaatttaATTATTGTGAGGAATATTCAGAATGTATGGCTGGACCTTGTCAACACAACAATAATGTTAGTACTATACCAAACCTCATTTACAAATTTAGTGCtataccagactgccaaagggatgcTTTGCAGCATCAGAAAACATAATGACAAAATTCTTTTGGAGGAACaagagatccagaatatcaagcaAATATTTTAGAAGCTGAAGTTAGAAACAAGTGAATTCACAATTGATAAACCCCAAAGCATTAATTACATAGGAAAGAACTGTTTAGGTagtaagaacactggaaaataATCCGACAGAAATTAAAGACTGACATCTAAGACCATATTCCACAATCAGTTCAAAATGGGTTATAATAACatcatgttattatttttaaaaatcctttaagAGTAGTAGATCATATAACTTTCACATATAGGGGTAAAGGTGAATTCATTACCAAAAGagatacttttgattacatgAGCTTAAAAACTTTCCTACAAAATTAATGCCTTCTAGATAAGCATGAAAGTAGTCAGCtgagaaaaaaatcatgtttaACATAGATCTCTGATGATTGTCTAAAATCTAAGATATATGGACATAATATAAATACACAAGACCAAAAGCCATCACCACAATAGATGTggccaaatatttgaagaaacaattttcaaaagcaaaattgcaaactattcaacatttttaaaaaatgctctaaatcattaacaataagagaaatgcaagtaaaaataattctgaggttttacctcccacccagaaaattggcaaagatgacatcAATGGTAGAGATTTGGAAAGAGGTATtttggtggaattatgaatttGTATAATCATTGTGCAGGAAAAATGAAAGTAAGCAAATAGTGATTTAAATGTCTGTAAGCCATCACAGAGAGATTCTACTGACAAATATCCTAAGGAGGTTAATCACAAAAAATAAGACTCCAAGGAAACTATCATATTTTTAGCAAcattttttgttgtggcaaaaaaacaaaaaaaacaaaataaacaaaccaaaaagctGATAATACTATAAATGTctactgattggggaatgggtaaacaaactgtggcatatgaacataatggaataaaaCTTGCTAGACCAAAATAAGTGATGAATATAATGAACACAGAGAAGTAGGGGAAGATTTCTATAAACTGCTGCAAAGTGAAATTAgaagaacaatgtatacaatgcATCCCATGTTTCTTTCTATGTAAATGGAAGcagtaacaacaaaaatgaatactgaatgttgaaaaattataTTGTCcaaatttgatcctcaaaaagagatatgaaaaaagaTACCTTCCCTCACTCCTTAGGGAAAATAGGTGTGGAGGTTGACTTctataatggtaatcagggtggaacttttttactgttttctcttttggaatgctaaggtaatcaagtacctttgctgagtcttgcctttcaaacataatggcaagcaaagtgggactgtttgctgttttttgtttgagtgcttctcagccctgaggtaatcaagtacctttgatgagtcttgcctttgtttcaatcacaagtttttgattgaatcaagaatctttgatgacctacttaagtcacaagaaaccatagatcacatgggtttgagtagcatggctgtgacaccctctgacctgAGAAAGGTATATGTGATCTGAGGTTTTGGGGCTCTCAATCACTGGAAGAACAtcatatgatttgaccagatgagaccctgggcagccattaaggagccctgactttgaaaaccagatgttggtgtttctctctctggtaactgtttatgtattgcttggacagacagaagcctgtccgctgatttgtgttattttgctctgtttatataatttctgcttataatttctgtttgtgttttctctgaagttcagggtgctgactttttcccctgaactaagtgaatgatatatgtgtgtttaattaaagtaagactgtaaaccccttgaatttgatttccttagaaaagcagatcaaagaacctgtggcagcagccctcttgtgtgctggtggtatttgtcttacacctccacagcagctacaaaCAACACTATTATTACAACTTCTAATTCCTAGGGTTCAGCCTCCCTGAATTATTGAGATTCAGTTCTTCATGTCCTGACATTTCAGGAAAGAATGTCAGGGACCTCAAAGAATCTAGGCCTGGGCTGTCTTAATTTAAGTGCTATAGCACTGTGTTGCTTCTTTTCCACTGCTGCTCCACGTTCTGCCAAAGTTCCCACCTTGGGACTTTCTTAGGGGATCCCACCATTCTTGCTGCTaccagatacatacatacacacacacatacatacatacatacatacatacatacatatatatgtacatatatatgtatatgtatagacacacacacatattccattTCTGGTTCATGTGGCTCTCAaaattgggtggggggagatagAATAAGGAGGAGTTACCATTCCTATTGTTTGTGGCTGACATTTTCTGCAATTCTGGAAAAAGTGTCACAGTAGATTTCTCAttagatttcttgatcattatttgatCTAGTGAGAACATGAGGGTTTTGCTGAAGTAGGTATTTGGAATTGGGAAGTCTGATTCCCATTCAGACAACCACCTTGGCCAGAAGtagtcccttttctttcttttcttattcattATTATAAACAATGTTTATAATgttctgggagggagggaaggagggagagaaagaggggaagagacagagacagagacagagagacagagaaagagacagagggagagacagagagacagagagaaacagagagagagagagagagagagagagagagagagagagagagagagagagagagggggggagggagagaggaagaggaagaagaaataaaacaaaagttatcTGAAAGTTACATTTGAAAATATTGATTAGAAGTATGTTTCCCACAATACCCTAAATTCAATGAGTATATAAATCTGTCATGTTGGGAACAAGACTGTTTTCAGGGTCCTCTATCTTATTTCCTTTCAGGCAAAAGTGTAATCTCTCCAAATAAAAATCTTAGGACTCATGATGACTGTCATCAAACTCCCATGTATCCCACATCAAGGAACCACTCCTAGCCTAGGTATTCTCAGATTAAGGAGGCTGAATTTGATTAGTTATCTAATTATGTAAGTAGACAATGTCTGTGATGGAACAGTTTTAACAGGAATACCCCATCCATTGTCAGGAGATGTGTGGTGTCAGCATGAGTAAAAGACAAAAGCTTTCAAAGTGATTAAACTAATGGATGAGATCTATAGGACTTCAAATTGACAAAACATTATAACTGCAGAAGCTACTTAATGCAAAACCCTAGTTTAGGATTGCAGCAAAGGCTTCAATGACAGTAACTCAAAAGATTTAACACCTTAGTGTCATATCTcttaaagagagaacaaaatcATGGTGCTCCTGTAGTAAAAATACCATAGTTTTCACTGGGTTTTCCCTGATGCTAGCTGGTACAAGAATGAAGGCTATTTCAGATAGACACTGATCCAACATCATTTTGCTGGTTTTGTCAGGTAGCTTGTGATTTTCTGTATCTGTGCTCTAATGTCCACATGCGGAAACAAGCCCGTTTGCAAAAAGGTCAATGTATCCCTTAATTGACAGGCAAGCCCCAATGAAGAGCAAAAGTTTAGTTCTGAGCTTATGCAGCGAAagcagcaaaaggaaaaatattcaaaAACAATTCAAACCTGATCCAGTTAATACAGatcttttttaaattctgtgaAAGGCAATTTTAAATCATGCAATTTaagtactttttttaaatgaaagagcgAAAGAAAGTTTAAGGCAAAAGGATGGAAGAGTTAAGAAAGTTAGgctttcttcttcttattattattattataagtttATTCACGAATAAACTTATTGTTCTATCTGGATATTTCAATTAACACCACCAAATGAGAGGACACCTTCCTTTAAACTCCTCCTACTGTGTACAACAAAGAACACCAAAGAATGCAATGCAATGATCTGCTAAaaactatttttgccaagaaaccagaaagagagaagtcactcaaatggcaaaagggtgTCGTTTCCAGCAGCAGGCACAGGGGGAAGTaatgggaaggaaataaacaattatatagcacccactgtgtgccaggaggGAGACAGCTAGATAGTGGTATAGtatagggcagctgggtgacatagtagatagagtactgggcccagagtcgggaagactcatcttcttcagttcaaatctagcctcaaacacttattagctatgtgaccctggacaagtcacttagtcctgtttccctcagtttccttatctgtaaaatgaactggagaaggaaatggcaaaccactccagcatctttgccaagaaaaccccatatagggtcatgaagagtgagactgAATAACaaatgtgccaggctctgtgctaagcactttaagtgtctgaggccagatttgaattcaggccttcctccAGTTCCAGTGCTGTATATATTGTACCATCTAATTGCTCTACAGCATTACATCatggaatttgcattttaaaattttctctcacagaagaaaatacaagcGCCAAAGGCTGAATAACGTAAATGTCCTGTATTGCTGTTCCTTTTACATTCTCACGTTCCCTTTTATGGAACCATGCCTAACTTGCCTAGGCTAAACTATTATCTTCCAGACATATTAATACAGTTAAATACCATATATCAATATGAAAGATTCCACTTAAAATATCAAAGTGTATCTTAAAACATTGAGATAGAGctagagaaaaattaattttaggaATGGAATTTTGATCAAATCTATACTAAAATAGAAATGTATGACATAATGCTACTTCCCCATCTTGTGCCTTGtgctttcccatctctgtgcattCATTCTTACTTTCCCCTACTGCTAGAGGATGCCCCTCCCATCTATACCTGCTGAAATTCTAGCTAGATCAAATGCAGTTTTCCCAACAAAGCTTCTTTTATGTCACCAGGAATGACAGTTTCCTTCTCAGAACTCTTAAAAGACTTGCTTTACCAATTACTCTTTTGAAATTCcattatttgtatacatgtgtaaCAAGTAGGTATGGTCGATACTTAAAATGGAATGCCTCATACACAAATAAATTGTGTGGACACCTACTCTGGGTTAACTTGCTTATTTCCAACTACACTCACATTGGCAGATGGAGGTTTCCAGAGAAGGAACACCACCACACAATTATACTCAAACTCTCACAACATTGTAAGAGTAACCCTATTATGAGGGAAAATATTTCTCGTACTCCTATCTTTAGCTCTAGAGGCCCCATGGATATACTTCCATTTGCAAAAAATCCACCCAttcataataataacatatttatatcTTAAACATAACTTTCTACTTAATAAATGAggcaaatataataataacaccacaggtacatatatttttttaatcttcatttaatttataatttctggaatagaataagcatttccataacactatataataaaaatatgattacaCACTAAAATacaaatctatcatgtacaacttgttattccttttaaacatatacaTGTTGTTATTAGTGCATCTAATactagttgttgttgttcagtcatttttcagtcatgcctgactcttcctgatccctttacaggttttcttggcaaagatagtggagtggttagccatttccttccccagctcattttactaatgaggaactgaagcaaatagggctAAACTGACTTGctggatcacaaagctagtaagtgtgtgaggccagattttaaatcaggaagacaaatcttcctgacttcaggcccagcaagcactctgtccactgtgccacctagctgccctatactATAATACTAATCTTATTATAATTTCCACAgacaattttcattttcaaatgctatgtttaataaaaataaataatgtttattgTCATATGTTCACATTCTAATTTTAGTTATTAATTCATATTTATGTAAATGACCTTATGTAGAAAAGGAGTCATTGGTCTTATGTCATGAGCTACAAAACTACTGTTTgcctcctatttttttcattataagttcCTCACTGATAAATGTGATGGAAATGTTCCAGTAGGTGAGAAATCAATTTTCAGCAAATAGAAATATAACAttgcagaattggaagggacatcagagattTTATAGTTTAACTCCTATCCTAAGTGTGAAGTCCatctgcaaaaatataaaaaaaaacatacaaaaacaggcaaCAGGCCAGATTTCGTCCTTGAGTTGTAGTTTACTCACACATGAATTTTAGagcaatggaaaaacaaaacaaaacatctattGGGCTTTAAAATtcatgcttttgttttgttttattcttactTGTTTATGGATATGGAATTATCTATTAAAGTACTAATCTGGTATATTATTAGAGTTCCAGAGATATTTCTTTGTTCTTAAAACATTAGCTTTGGCAGTTCTATTAATCTAAAAACAAGTTTAATTATGACACCAATGAAGGAGCATCTAACTACAATCAAAGGACTAGGCTAAATCTGGTGAAGCTCATCAAGATATTGGTCATAGGATGATGAAACGTTTGACTCCACGAATTCCAAAGACTCCCCAAAAATGCAGGGTTGGGTTGTGACTAGCTTTAATGGCAGCAATAACTATATCCACTAAGTTAGAGATTCTTGAACATAGAGttccacatatgtatgtatgtatatgtatgtatgtatatatgcacatatatgtgtgtacatatatttagtGGATCTAGGAATCTTTTGAACACTTTATATGGAATAATTCTATAAAAGCACAAAGATATGACCAACGACTGGCTGAATGGGTTTTAAACCTGATTCTGTTCTAGGACTAAACAGGGCCACATTTAAGATGCACAGAACGTGCCTAAACAGAAATTGTCAGTTTTCCCAAAAGCCTATAAGATTGATTTGTGTCTGACTCACCTTTCCTGGGAAAGGGAATGcgttagattagatgattttttttcttattggttGAGTATGATGGTAGGGCTTAGATTAGGGCAGAGCCTAGATTAAGAATAAGAGTAAATTCCAAAATGTCCTGAATTTATTGAATACTCAAAATTAGGAACAGGAGCTAGAggctgaacctgtgatttcattctaACTTCCTCTACAAATATAGTTTGGCATTTTTTGTTTCAACTAATAATCTTAGAAAGTTTTGTttagcactgagaggttaaataattttctaGGGAACACAGAGATTGTGTGTCTGAGAGAGGACTTGAACCAAGATATTTCCAATTCAGAGGCCAGCTCTGTATGCACTATACCTTCCAGTTAAAATTATGTTTTCAAAATGTAAAGAactgtcaaaaaataaaatgcatgctTTCAtgtgccccctctttcctttgaCTTTTTGAGTCAAACGAACCTTAAAAAGTGATTAAATTGACTCCATTTTTTACAAGGATTCATAGTAGTTTGCAATTTGGCATTTATACAATAAATAGCTGTTCTagtatttaatgaaatggcaCATTAGAAGAATGAAGTCTGTGGGAAGAATTAAGTATTTTTTCCATCTTGTCTTCTGCTTGGGAGTCTGTCATCGGCTAGTGACAGAAGCCCTCAGTGATTTCCTCAAGTAACTGACAGAGAAATAGACATCTTTCACCCACCTGAGAAATGTCTATTTCACTGGCTGTCAGTACCATTCATAGAAGTGTCATCAGGAAAAGTGCTGGAAGGTACTGTCCAGAGCCCATCATCCTAATATTCCACCAGACCTACTCTACACTAAGAAAATATCATACCTTGAAGCTATTAAAATCTTTAAAGCATCAAATTGTCAAgatgaaattgaaaataagaaggCTGTTATATAGAAGATCATTTCTTTAATTTAACTGGGACCAGTCCAAAAAACTCAAAGCAATGTCATCGTCTCACTTGATGCAGGATGAGGCACTCATCAATTCACTGGAATGTAagtcattttttatattatttcattaatgtGGAGAAAGTTAAGAATGATTTGGCTAGGAACCAGAATTCATAAAGTTATCTATCATCATTTCCAATTGCATAAAACCCAAACATTCTATTTCTATGCCAAATTTTGAACACATAAAAATCTGTAaggttatgtgatttttttttcaaggtgaGACCAGGTTATTGGTGCACCAAACAGCTTAGCTCAACTATAACTAGTTCTTTGGGAATCTCTGCAGAAATAGCAAGTGatgaaacttttttaatttaatttttttaactcagcttaattcttttttttccttttgtaagaGGTGGGGAAGGTCTGAAACTAACAAAGTGGAGTCAGGATCTGGACTGCGAGGTCTAAAGAAGGGTCCTTTGAATTATAAGGATGCAGAAGCTGGAAGAACACTAACTCCTCTTTGTTCTCTCATTCTTCCCAAACATGTTTTAGCTGCTTTCTGAAAgccttccagctttgaaagagcattattcttctctcctcctacaAAAGGGAACAAGCAAATGAAAACCTGGGATGTCACCTTTCGAAGGTTGCCAATTCTTCCTCTCAGTTAGCATTTCTG
Proteins encoded in this window:
- the LOC118854831 gene encoding LOW QUALITY PROTEIN: protein FAM136A-like (The sequence of the model RefSeq protein was modified relative to this genomic sequence to represent the inferred CDS: substituted 2 bases at 2 genomic stop codons), translated to MAESKQLWVQKVVDTMVKALEQENICKMPGTMFQCGASYCKDTQASIKQVHQYFEPCHAPLAQAQALVTSKLEKFXDHLAQCTIXCNVKAKNLMDSGSKKQQVKRELEFCVTKCVDDHMRFIPNMTKKMKDSLASIAKDSHCQ